In Ferribacterium limneticum, a genomic segment contains:
- the prfB gene encoding peptide chain release factor 2 (programmed frameshift) translates to MEAEHINSISYKLDDLAQRAAELRRYLDYDQKRERLTLLTQEMEDPKIWDDAKRAQELGREKKSLENIVLVLEEVQSGLDDGRELFDMGKEDGDEETLLSVEADNAAIEAKVAALEFRRMFNNPMDPSPCFLEIQAGAGGTEAQDWASMLLRMYLKYGEKKGFAVEVMEESEGEVAGIKGATVKFTGDYAYGTLRTETGIHRLVRKSPFDSAARRHTSFTSIFVFPEVDDSIEININPSDVRTDTYRASGAGGQHINKTDSAVRLTHVPTGIVVQCQNDRSQHRNRDEAWQMLRARIYEFELRKQQAEQQKLEDAKSDIGWGHQIRSYVLDQSRIKDLRTNHETGNTQGVLDGDLDPFIEASLKQGV, encoded by the exons ATGGAAGCCGAACACATCAACAGCATCTCCTACAAGCTCGACGATCTGGCGCAGCGCGCCGCCGAGCTGCGGAGGTATCTT GACTACGATCAGAAACGCGAGCGCCTGACCCTCCTCACCCAGGAGATGGAAGACCCGAAGATCTGGGACGACGCCAAGCGCGCCCAGGAACTCGGGCGCGAGAAGAAATCGCTGGAAAACATCGTGCTGGTGCTCGAAGAAGTCCAGTCCGGCCTCGACGACGGCCGCGAACTGTTCGACATGGGCAAGGAAGATGGCGACGAAGAGACGCTGCTTTCAGTCGAGGCCGATAACGCCGCAATCGAAGCCAAGGTCGCCGCCCTCGAATTCCGCCGCATGTTCAACAATCCGATGGACCCCAGCCCCTGCTTCCTGGAAATCCAGGCCGGCGCCGGCGGTACCGAAGCCCAGGACTGGGCCTCGATGCTGTTGCGCATGTATTTGAAATATGGCGAGAAAAAAGGGTTCGCCGTGGAAGTCATGGAAGAATCCGAAGGTGAAGTCGCCGGCATCAAGGGCGCCACCGTCAAGTTCACCGGCGACTACGCCTACGGCACGCTGCGCACCGAAACCGGCATCCACCGCTTGGTCCGCAAATCACCGTTCGACTCGGCCGCCCGCCGCCACACCTCGTTCACCAGCATCTTCGTCTTCCCCGAAGTCGATGATTCGATCGAGATCAACATCAATCCGTCCGACGTCCGCACCGACACCTACCGCGCTTCCGGCGCCGGCGGTCAGCACATCAACAAGACCGACTCCGCCGTGCGTCTGACCCACGTCCCGACCGGCATCGTTGTCCAGTGCCAGAACGACCGTTCGCAGCACCGCAACCGCGACGAAGCCTGGCAAATGCTGCGCGCCCGCATCTACGAGTTCGAACTGCGCAAGCAACAGGCCGAACAGCAGAAACTCGAAGATGCCAAGTCGGACATCGGCTGGGGCCACCAAATCCGCTCCTACGTGCTCGACCAGAGCCGTATCAAGGATCTGCGCACCAACCACGAAACCGGCAACACGCAAGGTGTCCTCGATGGCGATCTCGATCCGTTCATCGAAGCCAGCCTGAAACAGGGCGTTTAA
- a CDS encoding cupin domain-containing protein has product MSDNLFAAIPRSTGKNEQFSNLLNRPGLRIERIVSTGQCSPEGFWYDQPEGEWVVVLQGQATLRFEDSPEPVRLNPGDFIDIAPHRRHRVEWTDPEQPTVWLAVHYAAEK; this is encoded by the coding sequence ATGTCGGACAACCTGTTTGCCGCAATCCCACGGTCAACCGGAAAAAATGAGCAATTTTCAAATCTGCTCAACCGCCCCGGCCTGCGCATCGAACGCATTGTGTCGACCGGCCAGTGCAGCCCGGAGGGCTTCTGGTACGACCAGCCCGAGGGTGAATGGGTGGTCGTCCTGCAAGGTCAGGCGACCCTGCGCTTCGAAGACTCGCCGGAACCTGTCCGGCTCAACCCCGGCGATTTCATCGACATCGCCCCGCATCGCCGGCATCGGGTGGAGTGGACAGACCCGGAGCAGCCAACGGTCTGGCTGGCCGTTCATTACGCGGCCGAGAAATAA